One Triticum dicoccoides isolate Atlit2015 ecotype Zavitan chromosome 4B, WEW_v2.0, whole genome shotgun sequence genomic window carries:
- the LOC119293965 gene encoding probable flavin-containing monooxygenase 1 produces the protein MAQGQGARATREAVPPVSLVAIIGGGISGLAAAKQMAAYDPVVFEATPSVGGVWKHCVYRTTRLQTPRPDYEFSDYSWKNRDDPSFPTHTEIVDYLEGYADEFDLWRYISFGSKVVDIKFLGGAEAGFTELWSGTGKDPLRGKPMWEVGIITGDSNTVQYYKFEFVVMCTGKYGDVPRMPVFPPGKGPEVFKGTVMHSLDYCKLSEEETVELMRGKKVVVVGYKKSAIDLANECAQANQVKGGQPCTMLVRTLHWVVPSYSIWGLPFSMFYSTRLSQLFYERPNQGFFRSLLCRLMSPLRAGVSKFIESYLSWKLPLGKYGLTPDHPFVEDYASCQMAILPEGFFDMADRGLVRFQRASAGWCFSENGVVLDDGTKVEADLVFLATGFEGKYKLREVLPKPFRDLVVGKSSMMPLYRGTIHPLIPNMAFVEFVESVSNLHTSELRCRWLSGLLEGRFELPNVKAMMGHVAGEADAMRRTERFYRRHCISTYSIHDSDGMCADLGSATLRKANWIAELFAPYNNKDYKEQ, from the exons ATGGCGCAAGGACAAGGGGCACGGGCCACGAGGGAGGCCGTGCCTCCGGTGTCCCTTGTGGCCATCATCGGCGGCGGGATCAGCGGCCTGGCCGCGGCGAAGCAGATGGCGGCTTACGACCCCGTCGTGTTCGAGGCGACGCCGTCCGTCGGTGGGGTGTGGAAGCACTGCGTCTACCGCACCACGCGGCTGCAGACGCCCCGCCCGGACTACGAGTTCTCCGACTACTCCTGGAAGAACCGCGACGACCCTTCCTTCCCGACCCACACCGAGATCGTCGACTACCTCGAGGGCTACGCCGACGAGTTCGACCTCTGGCGCTACATCTCGTTCGGCTCCAAGGTGGTGGACATCAAGTTCCTCGGCGGTGCCGAGGCCGGGTTCACCGAGCTgtggagcggcaccggcaaggatCCGCTCCGGGGCAAGCCCATGTGGGAGGTCGGCATCATCACCGGCGACTCCAACACCGTTCAG TATTACAAGTTTGAGTTCGTGGTGATGTGCACGGGTAAGTACGGCGACGTGCCGCGGATGCCGGTGTTCCCGCCGGGGAAGGGGCCGGAGGTGTTCAAGGGGACGGTGATGCACTCGCTGGACTACTGCAAGCTGAGCGAGGAGGAGACCGTTGAGCTGATGAGAGGAAAGAAGGTCGTGGTGGTTGGGTACAAGAAGAGCGCTATCGATCTAGCCAACGAATGTGCCCAGGCAAACCAAG tCAAGGGAGGGCAGCCGTGCACGATGCTGGTACGGACCCTGCACTGGGTGGTGCCATCGTACTCCATCTGGGGCTTGCCATTCTCCATGTTCTACTCCACACGCTTGTCTCAACTCTTCTACGAGCGGCCCAACCAAGGGTTCTTCCgatccctcctctgccgcctcatGAGCCCACTG AGGGCGGGGGTGTCGAAGTTCATCGAGTCGTACCTGTCATGGAAGCTGCCGCTGGGCAAGTACGGTCTGACGCCAGATCACCCCTTCGTCGAGGACTACGCCAGCTGCCAGATGGCCATCCTCCCAGAGGGCTTCTTCGACATGGCGGACCGCGGCCTCGTCCGCTTCCAGAGGGCCTCCGCCGGCTGGTGCTTCTCCGAGAACGGCGTGGTCCTCGACGACGGCACCAAGGTGGAGGCCGACCTCGTCTTCCTGGCCACCGGCTTCGAGGGCAAGTACAAGCTCCGCGAGGTCCTGCCAAAGCCCTTCCGTGACCTCGTCGTCGGCAAGTCTTCCATGATGCCGCTCTACCG TGGCACGATCCACCCGCTGATTCCCAACATGGCGTTCGTCGAGTTTGTGGAGAGCGTGTCCAACCTGCACACGTCGGAGCTGCGGTGCCGGTGGCTGTCGGGGCTGCTGGAGGGGCGGTTCGAGCTGCCGAACGTGAAGGCCATGATGGGgcacgtcgccggcgaggccgacgcCATGCGCCGCACCGAGCGGTTCTACCGCCGCCACTGCATCTCCACCTACAGCATCCACGACAGCGACGGCATGTGCGCCGACCTGGGCTCCGCCACGCTCCGCAAGGCCAACTGGATCGCCGAGCTTTTCGCCCCATACAATAACAAGGACTACAAGGAACAGTAA